A genomic segment from Xiphophorus maculatus strain JP 163 A chromosome 6, X_maculatus-5.0-male, whole genome shotgun sequence encodes:
- the LOC102235481 gene encoding major facilitator superfamily domain-containing protein 8-like, translating to MENHQKRTLTFLTIGLIFMLSGIEYAVILPTIWRYLQILEAPPYFLGLGLSAFSLSALLTGPLFGVWSDRSKTTKSIILFSNLFEIAGNFMYFIGYSKWLLLCSRLVAGVGAGAGSSIFGFLTRSTLPEERAGIFAAIMACRQAGLLVGPAFNLFLRLCDFKLGPFAVNKYTSPGIFMCLLWTLLQFVVLAGYWDVPPISSQGGVVLLEMKQEEEEEAPLMGSDEEEARTYRAVDSDQSETSFASQRAHETSNPFKNFSISNEFLREEVVVLLTAQFITLFNQTALETMVTPLTQRYFSFGELGNSVMYGLCGVEVITGFFFVRWLSSRVADRVVLAAGLVICSTACIWCLVFVCKPRGGFEWQLSTFIVGVFLQLLGLPFVAVSQVSLFSKVTAEKTQGFSQGVRRSVGGLATILGPLWAGGLTNNLYIMLGLMLALLVMITVMTVLSYERLAEPRVVQCAQSADSGG from the exons ATGGAGAATCACCAGAAGAGGACTCTAACTTTCCTTACCATCGGATTGATATTCATGCTGAGCGGGATAGAGTACG CCGTCATTCTACCCACAATATGGAGGTATCTGCAGATTCTGGAGGCTCCACCTTACTTCTTAGGTCTGGGCCTGTCTGCCTTCAGCCTGAGCGCGCTGCTCACCGGTCCTCTTTTTGGAGTCTGGTCGGATCGAAGCAAAACCACCAAATCCATCATCCTGTTCTCCAACCTCTTTGAAATCGCTG gtaacttcatgtattttattggctATTCAAAGTGGCTGTTATTATGCAGTCGGCTTGTAGCAG gtgtGGGTGCAGGAGCAGGCTCCTCCATCTTTGGCTTCCTAACCCGGAGCACTCTGCCAGAGGAGCGCGCCGGTATCTTCGCAGCCATCATGGCCTGTCGTCAGGCCGGCCTTCTCGTCG GCCCGGCGTTCAACTTGTTCCTGCGGCTGTGTGATTTCAAACTGGGGCCCTTTGCTGTGAACAAGTACACGTCTCCTGGG ATCTTCATGTGTCTGCTGTGGACGCTGCTTCAGTTCGTCGTCCTGGCCGGGTACTGGGACGTACCGCCCATAAGCTCGCAGGGGGGAGTCGTCCTGTTGGAGATGAaacaagaggaggaagaggaggcgcCCCTGATGGGGTCAGACGAGGAGGAGGCGCGTACCTACAGAGCCGTCGACTCCGACCAATCGGAGACTTCGTTCGCGTCGCAGAGAGCCCATGAAACCTCAAACCCTTTTAAAAACTTCAGCATCAGCAATG AGTTCCTGAGAGAAGAAGTGGTTGTTCTCCTTACGGCTCAGTTCATCACTCTATTCAACCAGACAGCGCTGGAG ACCATGGTGACCCCTCTGACGCAGCGCTACTTCAGCTTCGGCGAGCTGGGCAACAGCGTGATGTACGGCCTGTGTGGGGTTGAGGTCATCACGGGCTTCTTCTTCGTGCGCTGGCTGAGCAGCAGGGTTGCGGACCGCGTGGTGCTGGCCGCTGGCCTGGTCATCTGCTCCACCGCCTGTATCTGGTGCCTCGTTTTCGTCTGCAAGCCCCGAG GTGGATTTGAGTGGCAGCTTTCAACTTTCATAGTGGgagttttcctgcagctgctggggCTTCCGTTCGTGGCTGTGTCTCAGGTGTCGCTCTTCTCCAAGGTCACTGCTGAGAAAACTCAAG GGTTCAGCCAAGGTGTCCGGCGCTCCGTCGGAGGCCTGGCTACCATCTTGGGTCCTTTGTGGGCCGGAGGATTGACCAACAACTTGTACATAATGCTGGGCCTGATGCTGGCTCTGCTTGTCATGATCACA gttATGACAGTCCTGTCCTACGAGCGGCTGGCCGAGCCGAGGGTGGTGCAGTGTGCCCAGAGCGCCGACAGCGGAGGGTAG